A section of the Neorhizobium galegae bv. orientalis str. HAMBI 540 genome encodes:
- a CDS encoding ABC transporter ATP-binding protein, translating into MSFLVLESIKKSFGQTQVVKDFNMSIEKGEFVSFLGPSGCGKTTVLRMIAGFESPSDGAISINGRNQNALKTNQRNIGMVFQAYALFPNMNVFDNVAFGLKVAGKSKTEIETRVKEMLNLIGLDHLSDRYPYQMSGGQQQRVALARALAPKPQVLLLDEPLSALDAKIRVSLREEIRQIQRQLGITTVFVTHDQEEALSISDRIVVMNAGRADQIGTPSEIYNRPTTRFVASFVGTLNIIEATVIDPSANTVKVGENTIRLRESIGALKGGDKLSIALRPEAGSLLENAKGDTSLTGQVISSHFLGSVIRTKLEVGGNQISFDMFNSPDAVLPQSGETLTLRFNAHDFLIVRD; encoded by the coding sequence ATGTCGTTCCTCGTTCTCGAAAGTATCAAGAAGAGTTTCGGCCAGACGCAGGTCGTCAAGGACTTCAACATGTCCATCGAGAAGGGCGAGTTCGTCTCCTTTCTCGGACCGTCGGGTTGCGGCAAGACAACCGTGCTGCGCATGATCGCCGGGTTTGAAAGCCCAAGCGACGGGGCGATCTCGATCAACGGCCGGAACCAGAACGCGCTGAAGACCAACCAGCGCAATATCGGCATGGTCTTCCAGGCCTATGCGCTGTTTCCGAACATGAACGTCTTCGACAACGTCGCCTTCGGTTTGAAGGTGGCGGGCAAGTCCAAGACGGAGATCGAAACGCGCGTCAAGGAAATGCTGAATCTAATCGGTCTCGACCATCTCTCCGACCGCTATCCCTACCAGATGTCCGGCGGCCAGCAGCAGCGCGTAGCGCTCGCCCGTGCGCTCGCCCCGAAACCGCAGGTCCTGCTGCTCGACGAGCCGCTGTCGGCGCTAGACGCCAAGATCCGCGTCTCGCTGCGCGAGGAAATCCGCCAGATCCAGCGCCAGCTCGGCATCACCACCGTCTTCGTCACCCACGACCAGGAAGAGGCGCTGTCGATCTCCGACCGCATCGTGGTGATGAATGCCGGCCGCGCCGACCAGATCGGCACGCCATCGGAGATCTACAACCGTCCGACCACCCGCTTCGTCGCATCCTTCGTCGGCACGCTCAACATCATCGAGGCGACCGTCATCGATCCGTCCGCCAACACGGTCAAGGTCGGCGAGAACACGATCAGGCTGCGGGAATCGATCGGCGCCCTGAAGGGCGGCGACAAGCTGTCGATCGCACTGCGTCCGGAAGCGGGCTCGCTGCTGGAAAATGCCAAGGGCGACACGTCGCTGACCGGCCAGGTGATCTCTTCGCACTTTCTGGGCTCCGTCATCCGCACAAAGCTCGAAGTCGGCGGAAACCAGATTTCCTTCGACATGTTCAATTCGCCGGATGCCGTCCTGCCTCAGTCCGGCGAGACCTTGACGCTGCGCTTCAACGCCCACGATTTCCTGATCGTCCGCGACTGA
- a CDS encoding ABC transporter substrate-binding protein has protein sequence MINKTQRLLSLTTAIVIASTAIAAAAPSAELIAAAKKEGTLTTIALPHSWCGYGDVIAGFKAKYGLEVNELNPDAGSGDEIEAIKANKGNKGPQAPDVIDVGLSFGPSAKADGLIQPYKVSTWDSIPADAKDADGYWYGDYYGVLAFLVNKDLVKTSPKDWPDLLKSDYANAVALAGDPRGANQAVQGVYAAGLSGAKGDSAKAGDEGLKFFAELNKKGNFVPVTGKAAPFAQGTTPIIIAWDYNALSWGESLKGNPPFEVVVPASGVVAGVYVQAISAFAPHPNAAKLWMEYLYSDEGQLGWLKGYCHPIRFNDLAKNSKIPKNLLDALPPAAAYEKAVFPTLDQQSAAKETITKKWDSVVGANVAK, from the coding sequence TTGATCAACAAGACCCAACGTCTTCTTTCTCTGACGACCGCCATCGTCATCGCCTCCACGGCCATCGCAGCCGCGGCGCCCAGCGCCGAGCTGATCGCAGCCGCGAAGAAGGAAGGCACGCTGACCACGATCGCGCTGCCCCATAGCTGGTGCGGCTACGGCGACGTCATCGCCGGATTCAAGGCGAAGTACGGCCTCGAAGTCAACGAATTGAACCCGGACGCCGGTTCGGGCGACGAAATCGAAGCGATCAAGGCCAACAAGGGCAACAAGGGCCCGCAGGCTCCCGACGTTATCGACGTCGGCCTGTCGTTTGGCCCCAGCGCCAAGGCCGACGGCCTGATCCAGCCCTACAAGGTCTCCACCTGGGATTCGATCCCTGCCGACGCCAAGGACGCAGACGGTTACTGGTACGGCGACTATTACGGCGTCCTGGCCTTCCTGGTGAACAAGGACCTCGTCAAGACGTCGCCGAAGGACTGGCCCGACCTCCTGAAGTCCGACTATGCAAACGCAGTCGCTCTCGCCGGTGATCCGCGCGGCGCCAACCAGGCCGTTCAGGGCGTCTATGCTGCCGGTCTCTCCGGCGCCAAGGGCGACTCCGCCAAAGCCGGCGACGAAGGCCTGAAGTTCTTCGCCGAACTCAACAAGAAGGGCAATTTCGTGCCGGTCACCGGCAAGGCTGCCCCGTTCGCGCAGGGCACCACGCCGATCATCATCGCCTGGGACTATAATGCCCTGTCCTGGGGCGAAAGCCTGAAGGGCAACCCGCCCTTCGAGGTCGTGGTTCCGGCAAGCGGCGTTGTTGCAGGTGTCTACGTGCAGGCGATCTCCGCCTTCGCTCCGCATCCGAACGCCGCGAAGCTGTGGATGGAATACCTCTATTCCGACGAAGGTCAGCTCGGCTGGCTGAAGGGATATTGCCACCCGATCCGCTTCAACGATCTTGCCAAGAACAGCAAGATCCCGAAGAACCTGCTCGACGCCCTGCCTCCGGCAGCAGCCTATGAGAAGGCCGTATTCCCGACGCTCGACCAGCAGTCCGCCGCCAAGGAAACCATCACCAAGAAGTGGGATAGCGTGGTCGGCGCCAACGTCGCCAAGTAA
- a CDS encoding N-formylglutamate amidohydrolase: MLVQSEFFSEADGGPVAVDNAGGRGDVLLVCEHASRRLPERYGDLGLSADALASHIAWDPGALAVSRLMSKSLDATLIHQRFSRLIYDCNRPPGSPAAIRDVSEVFRIPGNENLSEAEKSRRTTALYLPFHGRIREEIAARRARGQKTVLVTIHSFTPVYFGKERPVEIGVLHDTDARLADRMLEAASDTHLYRVERNEPYGPADGVTHTLEVHALPAGLLNVMIEIRNDLITDEIGQGVVADFLTGLLRESLADIQG; the protein is encoded by the coding sequence ATGCTGGTCCAGTCGGAATTCTTCTCGGAGGCGGATGGCGGACCCGTTGCCGTGGACAATGCCGGCGGCCGGGGAGATGTGCTTCTCGTCTGTGAACACGCCTCGCGGCGCCTGCCGGAACGCTATGGCGATCTCGGGCTTTCCGCGGATGCGCTCGCCTCCCATATCGCCTGGGATCCGGGAGCGCTTGCCGTCTCCCGGCTGATGTCGAAGAGCCTCGACGCGACGCTGATCCACCAGCGGTTTTCGCGGCTCATCTACGACTGCAACCGCCCGCCGGGTTCGCCTGCCGCGATCCGCGACGTGTCCGAAGTCTTCCGGATCCCCGGCAACGAGAACCTGTCCGAGGCGGAGAAATCCCGCCGCACCACGGCGCTCTACCTCCCGTTCCACGGCCGCATCCGCGAGGAGATCGCGGCGCGGCGGGCGAGGGGGCAGAAGACGGTGCTGGTCACCATTCACAGTTTCACGCCGGTCTATTTTGGTAAGGAACGGCCCGTGGAGATCGGCGTGCTTCACGATACCGACGCCCGGCTTGCAGACCGAATGCTGGAGGCAGCATCCGACACCCATCTTTACCGCGTCGAGCGCAACGAGCCTTATGGGCCGGCGGACGGCGTAACGCATACGCTGGAAGTCCACGCCCTGCCGGCGGGACTTCTCAACGTCATGATCGAAATCAGGAACGATCTGATAACGGACGAAATCGGCCAGGGGGTCGTGGCCGATTTCTTGACAGGATTGCTGCGGGAAAGCCTCGCAGACATCCAAGGATAA
- a CDS encoding AGE family epimerase/isomerase: MSDTGQTEAKWASLPYHRRWLLNEADGLFDFFQYRAMNPKGGFFDLDDQGLALGGANPTRGIHASARMVHCFSIGHLLGRPGSGDIVDHGMRTLWERHRDTEYGGYFWQVNDDGAADPAKQGYGHAFVLLAASSAKVIGHPLADRMLADITEVLETRFWEPRHGAIAEEFNRDWSPIDGGSYRGQNSNMHLTEALMAAYEATGETAYLDKATSIADLVIRRSAGGVGFRVAEHFDPEWAIDKDYYHPDEMFRPAGTTPGHWLEWSRLLLQLWTLGDKKHGWMPDAAKSLFVQSMSLGWDKEKGGFFYTLDWNDKPAKTNKLWWPMCEAAGAAHFLNEHLPADDFYEDSYRRIWGTIANRFIDHTNGGWHEELTEDLVPAHTLFPGKGDIYHALQACLIPLFPANGSLTKVIVEAEGHL; encoded by the coding sequence ATGAGCGACACCGGTCAGACAGAAGCCAAGTGGGCGAGCCTTCCCTATCATCGTCGTTGGCTCCTGAACGAGGCCGACGGGCTCTTCGATTTTTTCCAGTACCGGGCGATGAACCCAAAGGGCGGTTTCTTCGATCTCGACGACCAGGGCTTGGCCCTCGGCGGCGCCAATCCGACGCGGGGCATTCATGCCTCGGCGCGCATGGTCCACTGTTTTTCGATCGGCCACCTGCTTGGCCGGCCGGGCTCCGGCGATATCGTCGACCACGGCATGCGCACTCTCTGGGAGCGTCATCGCGACACGGAATATGGCGGCTATTTCTGGCAGGTCAATGATGACGGCGCGGCTGATCCCGCCAAGCAGGGTTACGGCCACGCCTTCGTGCTGCTCGCCGCTTCCTCCGCCAAGGTCATTGGCCATCCGCTCGCCGACCGGATGCTGGCCGACATTACCGAGGTCCTCGAAACCAGGTTCTGGGAACCGCGTCATGGCGCGATCGCGGAGGAGTTCAATCGTGACTGGTCACCGATCGATGGCGGCAGCTATCGCGGCCAGAACTCCAACATGCACCTCACCGAAGCGTTGATGGCAGCCTATGAGGCGACCGGCGAGACGGCCTATCTCGACAAGGCGACAAGCATCGCCGACCTCGTCATCCGCCGCTCTGCCGGCGGCGTCGGTTTCCGCGTTGCCGAGCATTTCGATCCCGAATGGGCGATCGACAAGGACTATTACCACCCCGACGAGATGTTCCGCCCGGCCGGCACCACACCCGGCCACTGGCTGGAATGGTCGCGCCTCCTGCTGCAGCTCTGGACGCTCGGGGATAAAAAGCACGGCTGGATGCCGGACGCGGCAAAATCGCTGTTCGTCCAGTCCATGTCACTGGGCTGGGACAAAGAGAAGGGCGGCTTCTTCTACACGCTCGACTGGAACGACAAGCCCGCCAAGACCAACAAGCTCTGGTGGCCGATGTGCGAGGCAGCCGGTGCCGCCCACTTCCTCAACGAGCACCTGCCGGCCGACGATTTCTACGAGGACAGCTACCGGCGGATCTGGGGTACGATCGCCAACCGTTTCATCGACCATACAAACGGCGGCTGGCACGAGGAGCTGACCGAGGATCTCGTCCCGGCCCACACCCTCTTTCCCGGCAAGGGCGATATCTACCACGCCCTGCAGGCCTGCCTCATCCCGCTCTTTCCGGCAAACGGCAGCCTGACGAAGGTCATCGTCGAGGCCGAAGGGCATCTCTGA
- the metH gene encoding methionine synthase: MFDELFGPEAAARDGVEILSALKAAARERILIIDGAMGTEIQGLGFDEGHFRGERFAGCACHQQGNNDLLILSQPQAVEDIHYRYAKAGADIIETNTFSSTRIAQADYQMENAVYDLNRDGARLAKRAAFRAQKEDGRRRFVAGAIGPTNRTASISPDVNNPGYRAVTFDDLRIAYGEQLDGLIDGGADIILIETIFDTLNAKAAIFACAERFEAKGIRLPVMISGTITDLSGRTLSGQTPSAFWSSIRHSKPFTVGLNCALGADAMRPHLQELSGVADTFISAYPNAGLPNSFGGYDESPEDMARQIEGFAEEGLVNVVGGCCGSTPEHIRAIAEAVAPHRPREVPEHRPFMSLAGLEPFEFTKDIPFVNVGERTNVTGSAKFRKLITAGDFTAALVVAREQVENGASVIDINMDEGLIDSQRAMVEFVNLIAAEPDIARVPIMLDSSKFEIMEAGLKCVQGKPVVNSISMKEGEEKFIAQAKLLRNYGAAVVVMAFDEQGQADTYERKVAICERAYKLLTEEADFPPEDIIFDPNVFAVATGIEEHNSYGLAFIQATKTIRERMPLVHISGGVSNLSFSFRGNEPVREAMHAVFLYHAIQAGMDMGIVNAGQLAIYENIDPDLREACEDVVLNRRDDATERMLELAERYRGTGAKEAKERDLAWREWPVEKRLSHALVNGINEFIEGDTEEARQNAERPLHVIEGPLMAGMNVVGDLFGSGKMFLPQVVKSARVMKQAVAVLLPYMEEEKRLNGGDQKKSAGKVLMATVKGDVHDIGKNIVGVVLACNNYEIIDLGVMVPATKILETAIAEKVDIIGLSGLITPSLDEMVHVASEMERQGFDIPLLIGGATTSRVHTAVKIHPRYDRGQAIYVTDASRAVGVVSALLSEDGKPSYISTVQAEYAKVAAAHARSEAEKTRLPIARARANAEKVDWSSYQPKKPQFTGTKVFETYDLAELAKYIDWTPFFQTWEMKGRFPAILQDEKQGEAARQLYADAQAMLDKIIAEKWFRPRAVIGFWPANAVGDDIRVYTDESRNEELATFFTLRQQLSKRDGRPNVALSDFVAPVATGLDDYVGGFVVTAGIEEVAIAERFERANDDYSSILVKALADRFAEAFAECMHERVRKEFWGYAPDENFSTEELITEGYGGIRPAPGYPAQPDHTEKATLFRLLDAEEASGVILTESYAMWPGSSVSGLYIGHPASYYFGVAKVERDQVEDYAKRKGMSIEEIERWLGPVLNYVPTSGQDAVDDAA, translated from the coding sequence ATGTTCGACGAACTCTTTGGTCCCGAAGCCGCCGCGCGCGATGGCGTGGAGATTCTCTCGGCACTCAAGGCGGCTGCGCGCGAGCGCATCCTGATCATCGATGGCGCGATGGGCACCGAAATCCAGGGGCTCGGTTTCGACGAGGGGCATTTTCGCGGCGAGCGGTTTGCCGGCTGCGCCTGCCATCAGCAGGGCAATAACGACCTGCTGATCCTGTCGCAGCCGCAGGCGGTCGAGGATATCCATTACCGTTATGCCAAGGCGGGCGCCGACATCATCGAGACCAACACGTTCTCGTCGACCCGCATCGCCCAGGCCGACTACCAGATGGAAAACGCGGTCTACGACCTCAACCGCGACGGCGCGCGGCTGGCCAAGCGCGCGGCATTTCGGGCGCAGAAGGAAGACGGTCGTCGCCGTTTCGTCGCCGGCGCCATCGGCCCGACCAACCGCACCGCCTCCATTTCGCCCGACGTCAACAATCCCGGTTACCGGGCGGTGACATTCGACGACCTGCGCATCGCCTATGGCGAACAGCTCGACGGCCTGATCGACGGCGGTGCCGATATCATCCTGATCGAGACGATCTTCGATACGCTGAACGCCAAGGCGGCGATCTTCGCCTGTGCCGAGCGTTTCGAGGCGAAGGGCATCCGCCTGCCGGTGATGATTTCGGGCACGATCACCGACCTTTCCGGCCGCACGCTGTCCGGCCAGACGCCGTCGGCCTTCTGGTCCTCCATCCGTCATTCGAAGCCCTTCACCGTTGGCCTCAACTGCGCGCTCGGCGCCGATGCGATGCGGCCGCACCTACAGGAACTCTCGGGCGTCGCCGACACGTTCATCTCCGCCTATCCGAATGCCGGCCTGCCGAATTCGTTCGGCGGTTACGACGAATCGCCTGAAGACATGGCCCGCCAGATCGAGGGCTTTGCCGAGGAAGGCCTCGTCAACGTCGTCGGCGGCTGCTGCGGATCGACGCCTGAGCATATCCGCGCGATTGCCGAAGCGGTCGCGCCGCACAGGCCCCGCGAAGTGCCGGAACACCGGCCGTTCATGTCGCTTGCGGGCCTGGAACCCTTCGAATTCACCAAGGACATCCCCTTCGTCAATGTCGGCGAGCGCACCAATGTCACCGGCTCGGCGAAATTCCGCAAACTGATTACCGCAGGCGATTTCACCGCTGCGTTGGTGGTCGCCCGCGAGCAGGTGGAAAACGGTGCTTCGGTCATCGACATCAACATGGACGAGGGCCTGATCGACTCGCAGCGGGCGATGGTCGAATTCGTCAACCTGATCGCCGCCGAGCCGGATATCGCCCGGGTGCCGATCATGCTCGACTCGTCGAAGTTCGAGATCATGGAAGCGGGCCTGAAATGCGTGCAGGGCAAGCCGGTCGTCAACTCGATCTCGATGAAGGAGGGCGAGGAGAAGTTCATCGCCCAGGCCAAGCTGCTGCGCAATTATGGCGCCGCCGTCGTGGTCATGGCCTTCGATGAACAGGGACAGGCCGATACCTACGAGCGCAAGGTGGCGATCTGCGAACGCGCCTACAAGCTGCTGACCGAAGAGGCGGATTTCCCGCCGGAAGATATTATCTTCGACCCCAACGTCTTTGCGGTCGCGACGGGTATCGAGGAGCATAACAGCTACGGTCTCGCCTTCATTCAGGCGACCAAGACCATCCGCGAGCGCATGCCGCTGGTGCATATCTCCGGCGGTGTCTCCAACCTGTCCTTCTCGTTCCGCGGCAACGAGCCGGTGCGCGAGGCGATGCATGCCGTGTTCCTCTACCACGCCATCCAGGCGGGCATGGACATGGGCATCGTCAATGCCGGCCAGCTGGCGATCTACGAGAACATCGATCCGGACCTGCGCGAGGCCTGCGAGGACGTCGTGCTCAACCGTCGCGACGATGCGACGGAACGGATGCTCGAACTCGCCGAGCGTTATCGCGGGACCGGGGCCAAGGAAGCCAAGGAGAGAGACCTCGCCTGGCGTGAATGGCCGGTGGAGAAGCGCCTTTCGCATGCGCTCGTCAACGGCATCAACGAGTTCATCGAGGGCGATACCGAGGAGGCGCGCCAGAATGCGGAGCGGCCGCTGCATGTGATCGAAGGTCCGCTGATGGCCGGCATGAACGTGGTCGGCGACCTGTTCGGTTCCGGAAAAATGTTCCTGCCGCAGGTGGTGAAGTCCGCCCGCGTCATGAAACAGGCCGTCGCCGTGCTTCTGCCCTACATGGAAGAGGAAAAGCGCCTCAACGGCGGGGACCAGAAGAAGTCCGCCGGCAAGGTGCTGATGGCGACCGTCAAGGGCGACGTCCACGATATCGGCAAGAACATCGTCGGCGTCGTGCTCGCCTGCAACAATTACGAGATCATCGATCTCGGCGTGATGGTGCCGGCGACCAAGATCCTGGAAACGGCGATTGCCGAGAAGGTCGACATCATCGGGCTTTCCGGCCTGATCACCCCATCGCTCGACGAGATGGTGCATGTGGCATCCGAGATGGAGCGCCAGGGGTTCGACATTCCGCTGCTGATCGGCGGGGCGACGACCAGCCGTGTCCACACGGCGGTCAAGATCCATCCGCGCTATGATCGCGGCCAGGCGATCTACGTGACCGATGCCAGCCGCGCAGTCGGCGTCGTGTCCGCGCTTCTGTCCGAAGACGGAAAGCCGAGCTATATCAGCACGGTGCAGGCGGAATATGCCAAGGTGGCGGCGGCCCATGCCCGCTCGGAAGCGGAAAAGACCCGCCTGCCGATCGCTCGCGCGCGCGCCAATGCCGAGAAGGTCGACTGGTCGTCCTACCAGCCCAAGAAGCCGCAGTTCACCGGAACGAAAGTGTTCGAGACCTATGACTTGGCGGAACTGGCGAAATATATCGACTGGACGCCGTTCTTCCAGACCTGGGAGATGAAGGGGCGGTTCCCGGCGATCCTCCAGGACGAGAAGCAGGGCGAGGCGGCGCGCCAGCTTTATGCCGATGCGCAGGCGATGCTCGACAAGATCATTGCCGAAAAATGGTTCCGGCCGCGGGCGGTGATCGGCTTCTGGCCGGCCAATGCCGTCGGTGATGACATCCGCGTCTACACGGATGAAAGCCGCAACGAGGAACTGGCGACCTTCTTCACACTGCGTCAGCAGCTTTCGAAGCGGGACGGTCGCCCGAACGTCGCGCTGTCGGATTTCGTCGCCCCGGTTGCGACCGGTCTCGACGACTATGTCGGCGGTTTCGTCGTCACGGCCGGTATCGAGGAAGTGGCGATCGCCGAACGTTTCGAACGGGCGAACGACGATTACTCGTCGATCCTCGTGAAGGCGCTGGCCGACCGTTTCGCCGAAGCCTTCGCCGAATGCATGCACGAGCGGGTCCGCAAGGAATTCTGGGGTTATGCGCCGGACGAGAATTTCTCCACGGAAGAGCTGATCACCGAGGGTTACGGCGGTATCCGCCCGGCGCCCGGTTATCCGGCCCAGCCCGACCATACGGAAAAGGCGACGCTGTTCCGGCTGCTCGATGCGGAAGAGGCGTCCGGCGTCATCCTGACGGAAAGCTACGCGATGTGGCCCGGCTCATCGGTCTCGGGCCTCTATATCGGCCATCCGGCCTCGTACTATTTCGGGGTGGCGAAGGTCGAGCGTGACCAGGTCGAGGATTATGCCAAGCGCAAGGGCATGTCGATCGAGGAGATCGAGCGCTGGCTCGGTCCGGTCCTCAACTACGTGCCGACGTCCGGCCAGGATGCGGTAGACGACGCGGCGTGA
- a CDS encoding ABC transporter permease, translating into MKASKILAWLAIAIGAIYFLVPLIGTFEFSLRMRRGVYSFDAYQSVFTDAQFRATFGFSMLMALVTIVVGMLLIVPTAYWVRLRLPQMRPVVEFITLLPLVIPAIVIVFGYLRLYNSSSWIPFTGSTQGTNILLTFSYVTLALPYMYRSVDTAMRTIDVRTLTEAAEILGAKWPTIMFRCIFPNVMSGVLSGAFITLAIVMGEFTMAALLNRPAFGPYLQLVGANKAYEPSALAVIAFAITWLSMGLIQLVSRFGKLSPSRP; encoded by the coding sequence ATGAAGGCGTCCAAGATCCTTGCCTGGCTCGCGATCGCCATCGGCGCGATCTATTTCCTCGTGCCCCTGATCGGCACGTTCGAGTTCTCGCTGCGCATGCGGCGCGGCGTCTATTCCTTCGACGCCTACCAGTCGGTCTTCACCGACGCCCAGTTCCGCGCCACCTTCGGCTTCTCCATGCTGATGGCATTGGTGACGATCGTCGTCGGCATGCTGCTCATCGTGCCGACAGCCTATTGGGTGCGGCTGCGCCTGCCGCAGATGCGGCCGGTCGTCGAGTTCATCACGCTGCTGCCGCTCGTCATTCCGGCGATCGTCATCGTGTTCGGCTACCTTCGCCTCTACAATTCCTCGTCCTGGATCCCGTTCACGGGCTCGACGCAGGGCACGAATATCCTGCTGACCTTCTCCTACGTGACGCTGGCGCTCCCCTACATGTATCGTTCCGTCGACACGGCCATGCGGACCATCGACGTGCGGACGCTGACGGAGGCCGCGGAAATCCTCGGCGCCAAGTGGCCGACGATCATGTTCCGCTGTATTTTCCCGAACGTCATGTCGGGGGTGCTCTCCGGCGCCTTCATCACGTTAGCGATCGTCATGGGCGAATTCACCATGGCAGCCCTTCTCAACCGTCCGGCCTTCGGTCCCTATCTCCAGCTCGTCGGCGCCAACAAGGCCTATGAGCCTTCGGCGCTCGCCGTCATCGCGTTTGCGATCACCTGGCTCTCGATGGGTCTGATCCAGCTCGTTTCCCGCTTCGGCAAATTGTCGCCGTCCAGGCCTTAA
- a CDS encoding MurR/RpiR family transcriptional regulator, with amino-acid sequence MPPTARTVSDVIRVRYDSLTRAEKQLADSLLENYPVSGLGSITVIAENARVSTPTVARMVQKLGYKGYPEFQSHLHHELEATISNPIAKHDRWASNAPGTHILNRFADAITANLRDTLSDLDTTTFEGAAALLRDRNRGIYFVGGRITGALAEYFFTHMQVIRPKTTLISTNSSSWPQHVLNMSAGDVLVIFDIRRYEQEMATLAEAARANGVVIILLTDVWASPVAKHAQHTFKVRIEAPSAWDSSVITLFVVEALIEAVQSATWEETRERMNSLEGLFERTMLFRRPGRQSRPD; translated from the coding sequence GTGCCACCAACTGCACGCACCGTATCGGATGTCATTCGTGTTCGTTACGATAGCCTGACGCGCGCGGAAAAACAGTTGGCGGACAGTCTATTGGAGAACTATCCGGTGTCAGGGCTCGGCAGCATCACTGTGATCGCGGAGAACGCCCGTGTTTCGACGCCGACGGTTGCGCGGATGGTGCAGAAGCTCGGCTACAAGGGCTACCCGGAATTCCAGTCGCATCTGCATCACGAGCTCGAGGCGACCATCTCCAACCCGATCGCCAAGCACGACCGGTGGGCGTCAAACGCACCGGGCACACATATCCTCAATCGCTTTGCCGACGCGATCACCGCCAATCTGCGCGATACGCTTTCGGATCTTGACACCACGACTTTCGAGGGCGCGGCCGCACTTCTGCGTGATCGCAACCGGGGCATCTACTTCGTTGGCGGCCGCATCACCGGGGCGCTGGCCGAGTATTTCTTCACCCACATGCAGGTCATCCGTCCAAAGACGACCCTGATCTCCACCAATTCGAGTTCCTGGCCTCAGCATGTTCTCAACATGAGCGCCGGCGACGTCCTGGTGATCTTCGATATCCGACGCTACGAGCAGGAGATGGCGACGCTGGCAGAGGCCGCACGGGCCAACGGCGTCGTCATCATCTTGCTGACCGACGTCTGGGCCTCGCCCGTTGCCAAACATGCGCAGCATACGTTCAAGGTGAGGATCGAGGCGCCGTCGGCCTGGGACAGCTCCGTTATTACTCTCTTCGTCGTCGAGGCGCTGATCGAGGCGGTGCAGAGCGCCACGTGGGAGGAAACTCGCGAACGCATGAACTCTCTGGAAGGTCTGTTCGAGCGGACGATGCTGTTCCGCCGCCCGGGCCGCCAGAGCCGTCCCGACTGA
- a CDS encoding ABC transporter permease, translating into MTTASTSFIDRRTVIDWLGIVPFMVFALAFLIVPTLYLIVGAFFNPAGEFTFQNIFDLFSPSILGAYWISIRVSVASALGGALIGFFLAWAVVLGGLPSWIRSSLLTFSGVASNFAGVPLAFAFLATLGRTGLVTVLMRDWLGFNLYSTGFNLLSFFGLTITYMFFQIPLMVLILTPALDGLKKEWREASEILGASSWQYWRMVVLPILWPSLMGATLLLFANAFGAIATAFALTGSSLNIVPILLYAQIRGDVLHNPNLGYALALGMIVITGISNILYIWLRTRAERWQK; encoded by the coding sequence ATGACCACCGCTTCCACGTCATTCATCGACCGCCGGACAGTCATCGACTGGCTCGGCATCGTGCCGTTCATGGTATTCGCGCTCGCCTTCCTGATTGTTCCGACGCTCTATCTGATCGTCGGCGCCTTCTTCAATCCGGCGGGCGAATTCACGTTTCAGAATATTTTCGATCTCTTTTCGCCTTCCATCCTTGGCGCCTACTGGATCAGTATCCGGGTATCCGTCGCGTCTGCGCTCGGCGGAGCATTGATCGGCTTCTTCCTCGCCTGGGCCGTCGTGCTCGGCGGCTTGCCGTCCTGGATACGCTCCAGCCTGTTGACCTTTTCGGGCGTCGCCTCGAATTTCGCCGGCGTGCCGCTCGCCTTCGCCTTTCTGGCGACGCTCGGCCGGACCGGGCTCGTCACCGTCTTGATGCGTGACTGGTTGGGCTTCAATCTCTATTCGACAGGCTTCAACCTCCTGTCGTTCTTCGGCCTGACGATCACCTATATGTTCTTCCAGATCCCGCTGATGGTGCTGATCCTCACCCCCGCGCTCGACGGCTTGAAAAAGGAATGGCGCGAGGCATCCGAAATTCTCGGCGCATCCAGCTGGCAATATTGGCGCATGGTGGTGCTTCCGATCCTCTGGCCGAGCCTGATGGGAGCCACGCTTCTCCTTTTCGCCAACGCCTTCGGCGCGATCGCGACCGCCTTTGCGCTGACCGGTTCCTCGCTCAACATCGTGCCCATCCTGCTCTACGCCCAGATCCGCGGCGACGTGCTCCACAATCCGAACCTCGGCTACGCGCTGGCTCTCGGCATGATCGTCATCACCGGCATTTCCAACATCCTCTACATCTGGCTGCGCACCCGGGCCGAACGGTGGCAGAAATGA